A genomic window from Equus caballus isolate H_3958 breed thoroughbred chromosome 5, TB-T2T, whole genome shotgun sequence includes:
- the LOC100054852 gene encoding transmembrane epididymal protein 1-like produces MGGFEGHLFPGLSLFFYGLYHTRLVSKALICNYPIQYPPSRPWSKGRWARLRQIYYVGLVKILSAGILVAQELHSVHGQFVLISKIYHQRNFLYRKQWQHLTLYMTFFLSGCVDVVSQNLLPQRCAALEQAAQALGIFLFVPLMVSHVQDSEGVELQSHILLTQAMFLLSLVVIAELWAPNMPQLWVMKAFFYLMTGSWLMQIGFMLFKPISGYKWMDDDKNDIMFVTTFFCWHVAFTAILMIWIYGFSFWWYCYIC; encoded by the coding sequence ATGGGGGGCTTCGAGGGTCATCTGTTCCCAGGGCTGTCTCTCTTCTTCTATGGACTTTATCACACACGACTCGTCTCCAAGGCTTTGATATGCAACTACCCTATCCAGTATCCGCCAAGCCGTCCCTGGAGCAAAGGAAGATGGGCGAGGCTGCGGCAAATATACTATGTTGGGTTGGTGAAGATATTGAGTGCCGGCATTTTAGTAGCCCAAGAGCTGCATAGCGTTCATGGACAGTTTGTACTTATCAGCAAGATATATCATCAGAGAAACTTTTTGTACCGCAAACAGTGGCAGCACCTCACTCTCTATATGACCTTCTTCCTGAGTGGCTGTGTAGATGTGGTGAGCCAGAACCTGCTGCCCCAGAGGTGTGCTGCTCTGGAGCAAGCCGCCCAAGCCCTGGGCATATTTCTATTTGTGCCCCTGATGGTGTCTCATGTGCAGGACTCAGAAGGAGTGGAGCTACAGTCTCACATCCTGCTCACCCAGGCCATGTTCCTGCTGTCACTGGTGGTGATTGCAGAGCTGTGGGCTCCCAATATGCCGCAGCTGTGGGTGATGAAGGCCTTTTTTTATTTGATGACAGGCTCTTGGCTGATGCAGATAGGGTTTATGCTGTTCAAACCAATCTCTGGCTATAAATGGATGGACGATGACAAAAACGACATTATGTTTGTCACCACCTTCTTCTGCTGGCATGTGGCTTTCACTGCTATTTTGATGATCTGGATCTACGGCTTCTCCTTTTGGTGGTATTGTTACATTTGTTGA